A region from the Streptomyces lydicus genome encodes:
- the eccB gene encoding type VII secretion protein EccB has product MQTRRDHLHAYQFATGRLASALVSGTPGNGEAPMHSAGLGAMFGALLAVLLVIGSVVFGFLKPAENTSWKHTGALVVQKETGTRYLYVKGELHPTLNYASALLAAGSGATVTEVSRASLSGVRRGSTIGIAGAPDDVAEPSALLTGAWADCLRPGPQAVERLDFAPQSARPVPDDTRVLVAGPHDSRYVVWKDTKYPIDGRPSLLALGLDTERPVQATQPWLDALPTGATVSPAAIPGAGKGGRTVAGSRATVGSLFRTVVGSTHHYYVLRNDGMAPLNQTEAALLAARPGGRQPVGVSPTDIAAVPSSSDSSLLHRLPDLLAGKDATSDSGGALCLRRSTSGNKVHSTVVRESGRVMTARATAVLPTEHAVLAAPPKQPGATKDPTPFLITDQGVKYELVGSAGQALGYGSVTPRTLPSTTLDQIPNGPRLRRSRAVTVAGVD; this is encoded by the coding sequence GTGCAAACACGTCGCGACCACTTGCACGCCTACCAGTTCGCCACCGGACGACTGGCCTCGGCGCTGGTCTCCGGTACCCCCGGCAACGGCGAGGCGCCCATGCACAGCGCGGGGCTGGGCGCCATGTTCGGCGCCCTGCTCGCCGTGCTGCTGGTGATCGGCTCCGTCGTCTTCGGTTTCCTCAAGCCCGCCGAGAACACCTCCTGGAAGCACACCGGCGCCCTGGTCGTGCAGAAGGAGACCGGCACCCGCTACCTCTACGTCAAGGGCGAACTCCACCCGACCCTGAACTACGCCTCCGCGCTCCTGGCCGCCGGCAGCGGCGCCACCGTCACCGAGGTGTCCCGCGCGTCGCTGTCCGGCGTGCGGCGCGGCTCGACCATCGGCATCGCCGGTGCCCCCGACGACGTCGCGGAGCCGAGCGCCCTGCTGACCGGCGCCTGGGCCGACTGCCTGCGGCCCGGACCGCAGGCCGTCGAGCGGCTGGACTTCGCCCCGCAGTCCGCCCGGCCCGTCCCGGACGACACCCGGGTACTGGTCGCGGGCCCGCACGACAGCCGCTACGTGGTGTGGAAGGACACCAAGTACCCCATCGACGGGCGGCCCTCGCTGCTGGCCCTCGGCCTCGACACCGAGCGGCCGGTCCAGGCCACCCAGCCGTGGCTGGACGCGCTGCCCACCGGCGCCACCGTCAGCCCCGCCGCGATCCCCGGCGCGGGCAAGGGCGGCCGGACGGTGGCCGGCAGCCGGGCCACCGTGGGCAGTCTCTTCCGTACCGTCGTCGGCAGCACCCACCACTACTACGTGCTCCGCAACGACGGGATGGCCCCGCTCAACCAGACCGAGGCCGCGCTCCTCGCCGCCCGGCCGGGCGGCCGGCAGCCGGTGGGCGTGAGCCCCACGGACATCGCCGCCGTCCCGTCGTCCTCCGACTCCTCCCTGCTGCACCGCCTCCCCGACCTGCTCGCCGGCAAGGACGCGACCTCCGACAGCGGCGGCGCGCTGTGCCTGCGGCGGTCCACGTCCGGCAACAAGGTGCACAGCACCGTGGTGCGGGAGAGCGGCCGGGTCATGACGGCGCGGGCGACGGCCGTGCTCCCCACGGAGCACGCGGTGCTCGCCGCGCCGCCCAAGCAGCCCGGCGCCACGAAGGACCCGACCCCGTTCCTGATCACCGACCAGGGCGTGAAGTACGAGCTGGTCGGATCGGCCGGCCAGGCGCTCGGATACGGCAGCGTCACCCCCCGGACGCTGCCGTCGACGACCCTTGACCAGATACCCAACGGCCCGCGGCTCCGCCGCTCCCGGGCCGTCACCGTGGCGGGAGTCGACTGA